A single window of Crassostrea angulata isolate pt1a10 chromosome 8, ASM2561291v2, whole genome shotgun sequence DNA harbors:
- the LOC128158403 gene encoding somatostatin receptor type 5-like, whose translation MYYNRTISVTENMNDSITEGLGDNSKSSEGLTLQLRFHRTTFEIAFTCVTFTVAFFGFVGNLVTIGKIVRDSKYHTPTFAAIGLLAFADFLSVTFSSFSWLTNIWMLWSYGVEITLISMFSSYIHVCLMSAVRYLITVHPLQSRQHLTVTAVCLCSLTMWIFSGITVTFIRQIQLNIDDSSIVDLLVIIFIPLTVCSIIITLHVKKIRTLRSSMSVTDQAQRRMNIVVTVITSIFVLFNLSLIVNYTLFLIYDYAPSQCLVCQKIYFYYFYVFMGCVNVSCNPYILFLSQFI comes from the coding sequence atgtattacaatAGAACTATATCCGTTACAGAGAACATGAATGATAGTATCACAGAAGGACTCGGGGACAATTCAAAAAGTTCTGAAGGATTAACTTTACAACTCCGCTTTCACAGAACGACTTTTGAAATAGCGTTCACCTGTGTGACTTTTACTGTTGCGTTCTTTGGATTCGTTGGGAATCTTGTGACTATAGGTAAAATCGTACGCGATTCCAAATACCACACACCGACATTTGCTGCTATCGGACTTTTAGCTTTTGCAGATTTCCTGTCGGTCACATTTTCAAGTTTTTCTTGGTTGACAAACATTTGGATGTTATGGAGTTATGGTGTTGAGATCACGTTAATCAGTATGTTCAGTTCGTACATTCATGTGTGTTTAATGTCCGCTGTAAGATATTTAATTACAGTCCATCCCCTACAGAGCAGACAACATCTAACTGTAACAGCGGTGTGTTTGTGTTCACTCACAATGTGGATATTTAGCGGAATAACTGTTACCTTTATAAGACAAATACAACTAAATATAGACGATTCTAGTATAGTTGATTTACTTGTCATTATATTTATACCGTTAACAGTGTGTTCTATAATTATAACgttacatgttaaaaaaatcagaacATTACGCAGTTCTATGTCTGTAACAGATCAGGCACAAAGAAGGATGAACATTGTTGTCACTGTGAtcactagtatatttgtattatttaacTTGTCTCTTATCGTAAACTATACACTATTCTTGATTTATGATTATGCACCGTCTCAATGTTTAGTATGtcaaaaaatttacttttattatttttatgttttcatgGGATGTGTAAACGTTTCCTGTAATCCTTATATACTATTTCTCTCACAATTTATCTAG